The Triticum dicoccoides isolate Atlit2015 ecotype Zavitan chromosome 6A, WEW_v2.0, whole genome shotgun sequence genome has a window encoding:
- the LOC119314671 gene encoding 7-deoxyloganetin glucosyltransferase-like: MGSSSALGEKAHVVCLPAAAQGHINPMLDVAKMLHARGFYITFVNTEYDHARLVHAQGAAAVAGVPGFRFATIPDGMSRSDNNVTHDVPSICKAIAEVCLGPFRRLLADLNDPATGHPPVTCILSDVVMDFSMEAARELGLPYVQLWATSAVSFVALRHCRLLFDRGLAPIKDFKQLTNEYLDTPVEDLPGLRNMRLRDFPTFIRSPDPDDYMLHFTLGIVERAVGASALIINTFDDLEGEAVAAMEALGLPKVYTIGPLPLLAPSSNISMSLWKQEEECLPWLDDKEPGSVVYVNFGSTTIMTNEQLVEFAWGLAMSGRHFLWIIRPDLIRGDTAVLPPEFSVETAERGLISSWCPQQQVLNHPAVGVFLTHSGWNSTLDSMCGGVPVISWPFFADHQTICRYQCTEWGVGMEIDSDVRRDTVSGLITEVMEGENGKVMKKKAHEWREKAVKATKPGGSSRRNFEELIHEVLAPTPRRSA, from the coding sequence ATGGGTTCATCTTCAGCATTGGGCGAGAAAGCACACGTCGTGTGCCTGCCGGCGGCCGCGCAAGGGCACATCAACCCAATGCTCGACGTGGCCAAGATGCTCCACGCCCGCGGCTTCTACATCACCTTCGTCAACACCGAGTATGACCACGCCCGCCTTGTCCATGCGCAGGGCGCGGCCGCGGTGGCCGGTGTCCCGGGGTTCCGCTTCGCCACCATTCCGGACGGCATGTCACGGTCCGACAACAACGTCACGCATGATGTCCCGTCAATCTGCAAGGCCATCGCGGAGGTCTGCCTTGGGCCCTTCCGCCGCCTCCTCGCGGACCTCAACGACCCGGCAACGGGCCACCCGCCCGTGACCTGCATCCTCTCCGACGTCGTGATGGACTTCTCCATGGAAGCAGCCAGGGAGCTCGGCCTCCCCTATGTCCAGCTATGGGCAACCAGCGCCGTCAGCTTTGTCGCTCTCCGGCACTGCCGCCTCCTCTTCGACCGTGGCCTCGCACCAATCAAGGACTTCAAGCAGCTGACGAACGAGTACCTTGACACGCCAGTGGAAGACTTGCCGGGCCTGCGGAACATGAGGTTGAGGGACTTCCCGACCTTCATACGCAGTCCGGACCCGGACGACTACATGTTGCATTTCACGCTCGGGATCGTAGAGCGCGCGGTCGGCGCGTCGGCACTGATCATCAACACCTTCGATGAcctcgagggagaggcggtggcggcTATGGAGGCGCTCGGCCTGCCCAAGGTCTACACCATTGGCCCGCTCCCGCTGCTGGCGCCGAGCTCAAACATCAGCATGAGCTTGTGGAAGCAAGAGGAGGAGTGCCTgccgtggctcgacgacaaggagccTGGCTCCGTTGTGTACGTGAACTTCGGCAGCACCACCATAATGACCAACGAGCAGCTGGTAGAGTTCGCCTGGGGCCTAGCCATGAGTGGCAGGCATTTCCTCTGGATCATCCGTCCCGACCTCATCAGGGGTGACACCGCGGTACTTCCCCCGGAGTTCTCGGTCGAAACCGCTGAGCGTGGTCTCATTTCCTCCTGGTGCCCGCAGCAGCAGGTGTTGAATCACCCAGCAGTGGGCGTGTTCCTAACACATAGCGGCTGGAACTCGACACTGGATAGCATGTGTGGCGGCGTGCCCGTCATCAGCTGGCCATTCTTCGCAGACCACCAGACCATCTGCCGGTACCAATGCACTGAATGGGGCGTTGGCATGGAGATCGACAGCGATGTTCGACGTGACACCGTCTCAGGACTTATCACGGAGGTCATGGAGGGAGAgaatggcaaggtgatgaagaagaaggcgcATGAGTGGAGGGAAAAGGCGGTCAAGGCGACCAAGCCCGGCGGCTCGTCTCGCCGCAACTTCGAAGAGTTGATCCATGAGGTGCTAGCTCCTACTCCTCGCCGCTCTGCATAA